A single window of Zea mays cultivar B73 chromosome 10, Zm-B73-REFERENCE-NAM-5.0, whole genome shotgun sequence DNA harbors:
- the LOC109943106 gene encoding zinc finger BED domain-containing protein RICESLEEPER 2-like translates to MPEPEDNIESLANGAQFESQETTMVQVETQVQDKTDDNKKMVINVEEKEKEKVERREMASRSEMWQHFIKIKDDKGSLRAGRCKYCHREIKADTRGHGTSALKKHFGTCKRNPHVFNKDSKQGTLQACHGEAPATWRFDQEALRDAFAEMVIEDEQPFCFGEKPGFRKFMSKACPRFQVPSRRTCTRDIVRHYFEEKAKLKKLFKDSCQRVCLTTDAWTSQVQDGYMTITATFIDENWNLHKKVISFFMVKGHKGEDIGKNLTRCLADWGLDRVMTITVDNASANDSGVDYLRKQLQKTNIAKGKYLHMRCAAHIVNLIVRDGLQEVDQSIKRVRAAVRYIKNGTSRLVKFKEIAQEENVDSKAFLKLDVPTRWNYTYLMLKAAIVYEKVFLKLVEDDTNYVIDLSEVRDGPGHPDEDDWDNAKKMAQFLQHFYDLTVRISSSLQVTSNGFFHEIGEIRMLIQEWLSSEDSLQVSMGNRMKEKFDKYWGLWHTNSKDNEKGHQQEQERDKGRNKYKGKEKEKENINLLIFVAALLDPRYKLSLYTKISVEEIFGEESGKLVWEAINTSVTELFEEYKTMYAPNEEVVQVVDVDKSKRVSRGMLKEKIAKKMKLNNCSTSTNKSELEKYLSEETEDPESKIDILAWWKVNSNRFPVLGHMARDVLAIPITTVASESAFSTGGRILDDFRTSLTPFMLEALVCTQDWLRRPTVDIKESTEELAIIEKEWIEEYGGKGKKNDQPTVTVGISKSQTPSSNVQTSTMAPQSTQ, encoded by the exons ATGCCAGAACCAGAGGATAATATTGAGTCACTAGCTAACGGGGCTCAATTTGAAAGTCAGGAGACAACAATGGTGCAAGTAGAGACTCAGGTACAAGACAAAACTGACGACAATAAAAAAATGGTAATTAATGTGGAAGAGAAGGAGAAAGAGAAAGTCGAGAGGAGGGAGATGGCTTCAAGGTCTGAGATGTGGCAACATTTTATCAAGATCAAGGATGACAAAGGGTCTCTAAGGGCTGGAAGGTGCAAATATTGCCATCGTGAAATCAAGGCTGACACAAGGGGGCATGGAACATCTGCGTTGAAGAAACACTTTGGTACATGCAAACGCAATCCTCATGTTTTCAACAAGGACTCAAAGCAAGGCACCTTGCAAGCATGTCATGGGGAAGCTCCTGCCACTTGGAGGTTTGATCAAGAAGCACTTAGAGATGCCTTTGCTGAGATGGTAATAGAAGATGAGCAACCCTTTTGTTTTGGTGAGAAGCCTGGCTTTAGAAAATTTATGTCCAAAGCTTGTCCTCGTTTCCAAGTTCCAtctaggagaacttgcacaagggATATTGTACGTCATTACTTTGAAGAGAAAGCCAAGCTCAAGAAGTTGTTCAAAGATTCTTGTCAGAGAGTGTGCCTGACAACAGATGCTTGGACTTCTCAGGTTCAAGATGGATATATGACTATTACAGCAACTTTCATTGATGAAAACTGGAACTTGCACAAGAAAGTGATAAGTTTTTTCAtggtaaagggtcacaagggggagGATATTGGGAAGAACTTGACAAGATGCTTAGCTGATTGGGGTTTGGATAGAGTAATGACTATAACCGTGGATAACGCAAGTGCGAATGACAGTGGTGTTGATTATTTGAGGAAGCAGTTGCAGAAAACCAACATTGCCAAGGGCAAGTACTTGCATATGAGGTGTGCAGCCCACATTGTGAATCTTATTGTAAGAGATGGATTGCAAGAAGTGGACCAATCTATTAAGCGTGTTAGGGCTGCTGTTAGATATATCAAAAATGGGACTTCAAGATTGGTCAAGTTCAAAGAAATCGCTCAGGAAGAGAATGTGGACAGCAAAGCATTTTTGAAACTTGATGTGCCAACAAGGTGGAATTACACATATTTGATGTTGAAGGCTGCAATTGTTTATGAGAAAGTGTTTTTAAAATTAGTTGAAGATGACACAAATTATGTCATTGATTTGTCTGAAGTAAGAGATGGTCCCGGGCATCCTGATGAAGATGATTGGGATAATGCAAAGAAGATGGCACAATTTCTACAACACTTCTATGACCTTACTGTTCGTATATCTTCTTCTCTCCAAGTCACCAGTAACGGTTTCTTTCATGAGATAGGAGAAATCCGTATGCTGATTCAAGAATGGCTGAGTAGTGAAGATAGTTTGCAAGTTTCAATGGGGAACAGAATGAAAGAGAAATTTGATAAGTATTGGGGACTTTGGCACACCAACAGCAAAGACAATGAGAAAGGACATCAACAAGAGCAAGAAAGGGATAAAGGGCGCAACAAATACAAGGGAAAGGAGAAGGAGAAAGAGAACATCAATTTGTTGATATTTGTGGCTGCCTTACTTGATCCAAGGTACAAGTTATCTTTGTACACAAAGATTAGTGTTGAAGAGATATTTGGTGAGGAATCAGGTAAATTGGTTTGGGAAGCAATTAATACTTCTGTGACAGAGCTTTTTGAAGAATATAAGACCATGTATGCTCCAAATGAAGAAGTTGTTCAAGTGGTTGATGTTGATAAATCTAAGAGAGTATCACGAGGAATGCTTAAAGAAAAAATTGCAAAGAAGATGAAATTAAACAATTGTTCTACTAGCACCAACAAATCTGAACTTGAGAAATATCTCTCTGAAGAAACAGAAGACCCAGAGTCAAAAATAGATATTCTTGCTTGGTGGAAAGTCAATTCAAATAGGTTTCCAGTTTTGGGTCACATGGCTCGTGACGTGCTTGCTATACCCATCACAACAGTAGCGTCGGAGTCAGCTTTTAGCACAGGTGGACGTATTTTGGATGACTTTCGTACCTCTCTTACTCCGTTCATGTTAGAGGCTTTAGTATGCACACAAGATTGGCTTCGAAGACCTACTGTTGACATAAAAGAGAGTACGGAGGAATTGGCAATAATAGAAAAGG AGTGGATAGAAGAATATGGTGGCAAAGGAAAAAAGAATGATCAGCCAACTGTGACAGTGGGCATATCCAAGTCACAAACACCAAGCAGTAATGTTCAGACCTCGACTATGGCTCCACAGTCCACACAGTAA